The following DNA comes from Desulfuromonas sp..
GCTTGTCCGGAGTGTTCTTCTTGTTCTTCGTCGTTGTATAATTGCGCTGCTTGCACTCGCTGCAAGCGAGAGTCACAATGTCCCGCATGATGTGTAATCCCCATCCCCCTCCCGGT
Coding sequences within:
- the rpmG gene encoding 50S ribosomal protein L33, which encodes MRDIVTLACSECKQRNYTTTKNKKNTPDKLEFMKYCRFCRTHTVHKETK